The proteins below come from a single Limnobaculum xujianqingii genomic window:
- a CDS encoding phage tail sheath subtilisin-like domain-containing protein: protein MMGLRFTSGRVPAGEVVRITRKDEAGEAFGFGSQLATMAIAFLSANPFTDLWCLAVDDDPQGPKAGGTIKLTGTCSQAGQLALMIAGVKAYVNVKVDDTASVLAQKTAAAINLLTELPVTAEATEDTVTLTARWSGLTGNDIDVRVNYYTGEMLPTGIGCDITPMSGATGNPDLAPTIAAFGEAWWQFVVNPFTDTANLDLLATEFVSRWGGMRQIDSTCFQAFRGTHAQTSTFGTARNDYLLSTVGTNIAPEPPYIWAAVLAAVAVGSLSIDPARPLQTLTLPGLKPPVTSARWTLNERNLHLYDGISTYTVDAGGYVQIERCITMYRLNKYGSPDPSYLDVETIATLSYIRYAIRTRITQKFPRHKLAENGTRFGPGQAIVTPAIITDELLALFTELEERGLVENFDAYKSTLIVERSTTDRNRINVRSNEDLVNQFRIYAHAIQYVL, encoded by the coding sequence ATGATGGGCTTGCGCTTTACCTCAGGTCGCGTGCCTGCCGGTGAAGTGGTGCGCATCACCCGAAAAGACGAAGCCGGCGAAGCGTTCGGGTTTGGTTCGCAACTGGCGACCATGGCTATCGCTTTTTTAAGCGCCAACCCGTTTACCGATTTGTGGTGCCTGGCGGTGGATGATGACCCGCAAGGCCCAAAGGCTGGCGGGACTATCAAGTTAACCGGAACCTGTTCACAGGCCGGTCAGTTGGCGCTGATGATTGCCGGTGTCAAGGCTTACGTTAACGTGAAGGTGGACGATACCGCGTCGGTACTGGCACAAAAAACGGCGGCTGCCATTAACCTGTTAACCGAACTACCGGTGACAGCAGAAGCAACGGAAGATACCGTCACTCTGACGGCCCGATGGTCAGGACTGACGGGTAATGATATTGATGTCCGGGTGAATTACTACACCGGAGAAATGCTGCCGACCGGCATCGGTTGTGACATTACCCCTATGTCAGGGGCGACCGGTAACCCGGATTTAGCACCCACTATCGCCGCATTTGGCGAAGCCTGGTGGCAGTTTGTGGTCAACCCGTTCACCGATACAGCCAACCTGGACTTACTGGCGACCGAGTTTGTCAGTCGCTGGGGCGGCATGCGCCAGATTGACAGCACCTGTTTTCAGGCGTTCCGTGGCACCCATGCGCAAACGTCCACTTTTGGTACCGCTCGTAATGACTATCTGCTGTCCACAGTGGGGACCAATATTGCACCCGAGCCTCCGTATATCTGGGCGGCTGTTCTGGCAGCCGTGGCGGTCGGTTCACTCAGTATTGACCCGGCGCGCCCACTTCAGACACTGACCTTGCCGGGCCTGAAACCGCCAGTGACATCCGCGCGCTGGACGCTTAATGAGCGTAACCTGCATCTGTATGACGGTATCAGCACCTACACCGTGGATGCCGGCGGCTATGTGCAGATTGAGCGCTGTATCACCATGTACCGTCTGAATAAATACGGCTCGCCGGACCCGTCTTATCTGGATGTAGAAACCATCGCGACCCTGTCTTATATCCGCTATGCCATCCGTACGCGCATTACGCAAAAATTCCCGCGTCATAAGCTCGCGGAGAACGGGACGCGGTTTGGCCCCGGTCAGGCTATTGTGACGCCGGCCATCATTACCGATGAGTTACTGGCGTTATTTACCGAGCTTGAAGAGCGCGGTCTGGTTGAGAACTTTGATGCGTATAAATCGACGCTGATTGTGGAGCGCTCCACCACTGACCGTAACCGAATCAATGTGCGCAGTAATGAAGACCTGGTGAACCAGTTCCGCATCTACGCCCATGCTATCCAGTATGTTTTATAA
- a CDS encoding gp53-like domain-containing protein: MYFLDNESGVSTMPPVGEAVSSTPRWFTESPPSYPGAAWFNIVQGELINAITGAGLSLEKGNLNQLSGVINSKLTKDGNLADLPDIEEALKNLGLKDAAKRSVGTGVNQIPDMSSFSSSVGSAGSLGASGFQRLPGGYIRQWGTSVANASGDVTINYPIAFSVKPDAVYFGYKQSSVPTAIQSIIINDAASSNVGAVCRAYKIDGTGTITGSTNAFYWIAEGKV; encoded by the coding sequence ATGTACTTTCTTGATAATGAATCAGGCGTCAGTACGATGCCGCCAGTAGGTGAAGCGGTTAGCTCAACGCCCCGCTGGTTTACTGAAAGTCCGCCCAGCTACCCTGGCGCGGCGTGGTTTAATATCGTTCAGGGTGAGCTGATTAATGCAATTACTGGCGCTGGCCTGTCGCTTGAAAAGGGGAATTTAAACCAGCTTTCAGGGGTAATTAATTCAAAACTAACTAAAGATGGTAATCTTGCGGATCTTCCTGATATAGAGGAGGCTCTGAAAAATTTGGGTTTGAAAGATGCGGCAAAAAGAAGTGTTGGTACTGGAGTAAATCAAATACCCGACATGTCGTCATTCAGCTCAAGTGTCGGGTCAGCCGGGAGTCTGGGGGCTTCGGGTTTTCAACGTCTCCCTGGTGGATATATCCGACAGTGGGGAACGTCTGTTGCTAATGCGAGTGGTGATGTAACAATCAACTACCCGATTGCCTTTTCGGTAAAACCGGATGCTGTCTATTTTGGTTATAAACAGTCGTCAGTGCCAACAGCCATACAGTCAATCATTATCAATGATGCTGCGTCGTCTAATGTCGGTGCAGTCTGTCGCGCTTATAAGATTGATGGAACAGGCACTATTACGGGTAGCACAAATGCGTTTTATTGGATTGCAGAAGGTAAAGTATAA
- a CDS encoding START domain-containing protein → MSYRIIALLLLFISSLAHADNWQLAVDKEDIRVFLSTPADSSFKAYRAETTIKAQPQVIATMLADMPLSCRLMYGCKQARLIKQEGYNYWAYSQIKTAWPVSDRDLSILSRAEQDKDGTITVNITALPQNVPPAEGHIRITKLDGFWKFIPVDAQTTKVIYQVAAEPGGSVPAWLANQFVVDGPFETLKAFRLHAEAMK, encoded by the coding sequence ATGTCATACCGTATTATTGCGCTACTCCTGCTGTTTATTAGTTCATTGGCCCATGCGGATAACTGGCAGCTTGCCGTTGATAAAGAAGATATTCGCGTATTCTTATCTACTCCTGCAGACTCTTCATTTAAAGCCTATCGCGCTGAAACTACTATCAAAGCCCAGCCACAGGTTATTGCCACAATGTTGGCGGATATGCCTCTTTCCTGTCGATTAATGTACGGCTGTAAACAGGCCCGACTGATTAAACAAGAAGGCTACAATTACTGGGCTTACTCACAAATTAAAACTGCGTGGCCAGTATCCGATCGGGATTTGTCGATCCTCAGCCGTGCAGAGCAGGATAAAGATGGCACCATTACCGTTAACATCACTGCATTACCACAAAACGTTCCGCCTGCTGAGGGGCATATTCGTATCACCAAACTTGATGGATTCTGGAAATTCATTCCTGTTGATGCGCAAACCACCAAAGTTATTTATCAGGTAGCGGCAGAACCAGGTGGTAGTGTTCCTGCCTGGCTGGCAAACCAGTTTGTTGTCGATGGGCCGTTTGAGACCTTGAAAGCGTTTAGGTTGCATGCGGAAGCGATGAAATAA
- a CDS encoding phage GP46 family protein: MNDADIVLDSLTGDNITTNVIASLFTDRRAQSSDELPDGGTDRRGWWCDSWRGELLGSRLWLLSREKQLQTVITKARTYADEALVWMPKAGLIRDYRVTATNPENGVLLLTIIILLNDGETLPMSFKASLNGV, translated from the coding sequence ATGAACGATGCCGATATCGTGCTCGACAGTCTGACGGGTGACAACATCACCACCAACGTTATCGCCTCGCTGTTTACGGACAGGCGGGCCCAGTCTTCGGATGAATTACCGGACGGCGGGACCGACCGGCGCGGGTGGTGGTGTGACTCCTGGCGCGGTGAGCTTCTGGGCTCCCGGCTCTGGTTATTGTCGCGTGAAAAGCAATTACAGACGGTCATCACAAAGGCTCGGACTTACGCCGATGAAGCGCTGGTCTGGATGCCAAAAGCCGGACTCATTCGCGATTATCGCGTAACGGCCACCAATCCGGAAAACGGCGTTTTGCTGCTCACTATTATCATTTTATTAAACGACGGCGAAACTTTGCCGATGTCGTTTAAAGCCAGTTTAAACGGGGTTTAA
- a CDS encoding phage tail tube protein codes for MTTLRYQGTALLRVNGCEYPTLPGANLTLGGLTRAPVTGHRVYGWKGTPAPSIVTATIPNHEDISMAELNGMEEVTLIFEADIGKKWLIARAWNTGESSLVGEGDISTTFNGIEAQEL; via the coding sequence ATGACCACTTTACGTTATCAGGGGACGGCCTTACTTCGGGTGAATGGCTGTGAATATCCCACCCTGCCGGGGGCTAACCTGACCCTGGGAGGCCTGACCCGCGCACCGGTTACCGGTCACCGGGTTTATGGCTGGAAAGGCACGCCGGCACCCTCCATTGTGACCGCGACCATTCCCAATCATGAAGATATTTCCATGGCAGAACTAAACGGGATGGAGGAAGTCACCCTCATTTTTGAAGCCGATATCGGTAAAAAATGGTTGATTGCTCGCGCCTGGAATACTGGCGAATCCTCCCTGGTGGGTGAAGGCGATATCTCCACCACCTTTAACGGTATTGAGGCACAGGAACTCTGA
- a CDS encoding SEL1-like repeat protein, producing MNFITRFLSRRSSPTDAEEQFQLAKRYVAQSEFSQAVYWYEQAAVQGSTNAQNNLGLLYEHGSGVLADIKQALSLYRQAAELGNAKAQHNLGRLYHLGEGVEQDYQQATFWYLKAIEKEDHPYSLYALGTIYYDETFLGKDWNKAILYWQRAAQNNFSEAQFRLGSEYHFGGAVEMDSKQAVYWYQQAAGQQHPISLFNLAYMYDDGTGCLQDREKGFSCLQRSAELGYFQAQLNLFYMYQHGEGVERNSEKAFYWCQKAAAQNNTEALCCLSIFYLNSGDNTQCKKAVNILHKLAAQNVPDAQFLLGIACQEGRGIDQEPQLAIDWYTKAAEQGHRGAQRNLIAAQNMDIRFDRYAPDISMSPENLLLWSGTPAKRSK from the coding sequence TTGAATTTCATTACTCGTTTTTTATCCCGACGTTCTTCGCCAACGGATGCAGAAGAGCAGTTTCAATTGGCCAAACGTTATGTAGCTCAGAGTGAGTTTTCACAGGCTGTTTATTGGTATGAGCAAGCGGCCGTTCAGGGAAGTACTAATGCTCAAAATAACCTTGGTCTGCTATATGAACATGGTTCCGGGGTCCTTGCGGATATAAAACAGGCACTGTCTTTATATCGTCAGGCAGCAGAACTTGGTAATGCAAAAGCACAACATAATCTTGGGCGGTTATATCATTTAGGTGAAGGCGTTGAGCAAGATTATCAACAGGCGACCTTTTGGTATCTCAAAGCAATAGAAAAAGAAGATCATCCGTACTCGTTATACGCGCTGGGTACTATCTATTATGATGAAACGTTTTTAGGAAAAGATTGGAATAAAGCGATCCTTTACTGGCAACGCGCTGCACAGAATAATTTTAGCGAAGCCCAATTCAGATTGGGGAGCGAATATCATTTTGGTGGTGCAGTTGAAATGGATAGTAAACAAGCGGTGTATTGGTATCAACAGGCAGCCGGACAGCAACATCCTATCTCATTGTTTAACCTGGCCTATATGTATGACGATGGAACAGGATGTTTGCAAGACAGAGAAAAAGGTTTCTCTTGCCTTCAGCGCTCTGCGGAATTGGGATATTTTCAGGCACAGCTCAATCTGTTTTATATGTATCAACATGGTGAAGGAGTTGAACGAAACAGCGAAAAGGCATTTTACTGGTGCCAAAAAGCTGCCGCTCAAAATAATACAGAGGCTTTATGTTGCCTTTCAATATTCTATTTAAACAGTGGTGATAACACTCAGTGCAAAAAGGCCGTTAACATTCTGCATAAACTTGCCGCTCAAAACGTACCAGACGCACAGTTTCTATTGGGTATTGCCTGTCAGGAAGGAAGAGGAATTGATCAGGAGCCTCAACTGGCTATTGATTGGTATACCAAAGCTGCTGAACAAGGTCATCGCGGTGCTCAACGTAATCTGATAGCTGCACAGAATATGGATATCCGATTTGATCGTTATGCACCTGATATCAGTATGAGCCCGGAAAATCTGCTGTTATGGTCAGGGACGCCTGCAAAACGATCAAAATAG
- a CDS encoding tail fiber assembly protein: MIFYSKTTNAFYLFDSKENYETAGTWPDDAINISLDIFNEFSGTPPDGKRRIAGRDGLPAWGDIPPLTYEQVMEIANAERTEKLAEASVIITPLQDAIDLDMATDEEKRLYNEWRKYRVLLNRIDASKYPDIEWPPLPK; this comes from the coding sequence ATGATTTTTTATAGCAAAACGACAAATGCGTTTTATTTATTTGATAGTAAAGAAAATTATGAGACGGCAGGAACATGGCCTGACGATGCTATTAATATCTCTCTTGATATTTTTAATGAGTTTTCAGGTACCCCGCCTGATGGAAAGCGCCGTATTGCCGGGCGTGATGGCTTACCTGCTTGGGGAGATATCCCCCCACTGACATACGAGCAAGTGATGGAAATAGCGAACGCAGAAAGAACTGAGAAATTAGCTGAAGCAAGTGTCATTATCACGCCCCTACAAGACGCTATTGACCTTGATATGGCTACTGATGAGGAAAAGCGGCTATATAATGAATGGCGTAAATACCGCGTATTGCTTAATAGGATTGATGCTTCAAAATACCCTGATATTGAATGGCCACCACTGCCAAAATAA
- a CDS encoding phage baseplate assembly protein V, producing MKAFNSLKRRMQLLVSRAVVNVINDSLKTQNLQISILDDDTADDVERFQNYGHTSVPPAGSEAIVLSVGGMREHLVAVVVDNKATRLGSLKPGDSALYHMDGHHFLLTEDGVAEVTCRIFKVVADEVVFEARETQFAGNVSILGNSTTTGTSEAADHISGGISGKTHRHREHDGALTDEAQ from the coding sequence ATGAAAGCCTTCAATAGCTTAAAGCGCCGTATGCAACTGCTGGTTTCCCGTGCTGTGGTGAATGTCATCAATGACAGCCTGAAGACGCAAAACCTTCAAATCAGTATCCTGGACGATGACACCGCCGATGATGTCGAACGCTTCCAGAATTACGGCCATACCAGCGTCCCGCCGGCAGGCAGTGAAGCGATTGTCCTTTCCGTCGGTGGGATGCGTGAGCACCTGGTCGCGGTTGTGGTCGATAATAAAGCCACTCGCCTCGGCTCACTCAAACCCGGTGACAGTGCGCTTTACCATATGGACGGACATCACTTTCTCCTGACGGAAGATGGTGTGGCCGAAGTGACTTGCCGAATCTTTAAGGTTGTCGCGGATGAAGTTGTGTTTGAAGCACGTGAAACTCAATTTGCGGGCAATGTCTCTATACTCGGGAACAGTACCACCACCGGCACCAGTGAGGCCGCCGACCATATCAGTGGTGGTATTAGTGGCAAAACACACCGACACCGTGAACATGACGGTGCCCTGACAGATGAGGCGCAATAA
- a CDS encoding DUF2635 domain-containing protein, with amino-acid sequence MSELHIRPVAGRVVRDPETNAPLAPQGEKKPKTSYWQRRLMDGDVELVKTKAKEVKA; translated from the coding sequence AGTGAGTTACATATCCGGCCTGTGGCCGGGCGGGTTGTTCGTGACCCGGAAACTAACGCGCCACTGGCACCCCAGGGCGAAAAGAAACCCAAGACCAGCTACTGGCAGCGCCGCCTGATGGATGGTGATGTTGAGCTGGTTAAAACCAAAGCCAAAGAGGTTAAAGCATGA
- a CDS encoding DNA circularization protein yields MSIWSTLWDKITAQPPTGKGSFRGVPFYVIDDSNQSGGHRIVKHMFPGRQTGKVENMGATADEFSVFCVLIGDDYLEQKETLIAALREPEPADLEHPYHGSLYVQVETWNCRLSTQEQRIAMFQLTFSIAEKDESPEAEIDGEAELLDQNASLLDAIANDVADAWDTINAVAADIEAVVTFATNVVNNITNVITGLSSLGGFGSLLGTVQGLQGAIGNLIKSPKKLISNLTNLFQGFTSSGSKGSKPSTQRALRSIIVSVENMPLSERPAAARMQESIRSAVIISALSELAQSAVSDAGDIIKGRKDDVVSVVIDDSVVILDTEREELLTNDHPLVETLEDCERIADELGDELAVEYVRVADAFWFNTTLRLQRLRLTFLEQMKKAAAALPDARLVTPNITEPALVILYRATGDSTPIFRFVQRNALRHPTFVRGGEPVEVIDDK; encoded by the coding sequence ATGAGTATCTGGAGCACCTTATGGGACAAAATTACGGCTCAACCACCGACCGGTAAAGGGTCGTTTCGTGGTGTGCCGTTTTACGTTATCGATGACAGCAACCAGTCAGGTGGTCACCGTATCGTTAAACATATGTTCCCCGGCCGTCAGACTGGCAAGGTGGAGAACATGGGGGCCACGGCTGACGAGTTTTCTGTTTTCTGTGTGCTGATTGGTGATGATTACCTGGAGCAAAAGGAAACATTGATTGCTGCCCTGCGTGAGCCTGAACCGGCCGACCTGGAACACCCTTACCACGGCTCGTTATATGTGCAGGTGGAAACCTGGAACTGTCGCCTGTCGACGCAGGAACAGCGCATCGCCATGTTTCAACTTACCTTCAGTATCGCCGAGAAGGACGAGTCGCCGGAGGCGGAGATTGATGGCGAAGCAGAACTGCTTGACCAGAACGCCAGCCTGCTCGATGCCATCGCGAATGATGTTGCTGACGCCTGGGATACCATCAACGCCGTTGCCGCCGATATTGAAGCGGTGGTCACGTTTGCGACCAATGTGGTCAATAACATCACCAACGTTATCACCGGCCTCAGTAGCCTGGGCGGATTTGGTTCGTTACTGGGTACCGTTCAGGGGTTGCAGGGCGCTATCGGTAACCTGATAAAGTCGCCGAAAAAGCTTATCAGCAACCTGACGAACCTGTTTCAGGGCTTTACCTCGTCAGGGTCGAAAGGCTCCAAACCGAGCACGCAGCGTGCATTGCGTTCAATCATCGTCAGTGTCGAAAACATGCCGTTAAGCGAGCGACCGGCAGCGGCCAGAATGCAGGAATCTATCCGGTCAGCGGTGATTATCTCCGCACTGAGCGAACTTGCACAGAGTGCCGTCAGTGATGCCGGCGACATTATCAAAGGTCGTAAGGATGACGTGGTGTCGGTCGTTATCGATGACAGCGTGGTCATCCTGGATACCGAGCGTGAAGAACTGCTAACGAATGACCACCCACTGGTCGAGACGCTGGAGGATTGCGAGCGCATTGCTGACGAACTGGGCGACGAGCTGGCCGTCGAGTATGTCCGCGTTGCGGATGCGTTCTGGTTTAACACCACCTTACGCTTACAGCGTTTGCGTCTGACGTTCCTGGAACAAATGAAAAAGGCCGCCGCCGCGTTACCGGATGCGCGCCTGGTTACGCCTAACATTACCGAGCCGGCGCTGGTTATTCTGTACCGCGCGACCGGTGACAGTACCCCGATATTCCGTTTTGTACAGCGTAACGCACTAAGGCACCCGACGTTCGTGCGTGGTGGTGAGCCGGTAGAGGTAATAGATGATAAGTAA
- a CDS encoding phage baseplate assembly protein yields MISNTIELYVGNKIYTGWTEISVTRSIEELSGQFSLGLTRTRTDKDVPLKEGQPCRVEINGQVVISGYIDTMDRTIDAETRTIVAEGRDKTGDLVDCAARYKSGQWRNASLETIARDLCQPFGVSVVWSVTTQTAAKPFRVWKVEPGETVFENLAKAARHRGVMVNSNAAGDLIFTTAGTERLEVLRFGENIKYINMRSSWSERFSDYIVLGSSTAGGLWGDEQTAHQSTGVRVDMTDTEITRYRPTVIVADSNQNSDESRSRADWERRRAMAHGQPVVVEVVDWFTRDKALWMPNRLVVLDVPDEGYTERELLIVQMELSLTNDGGTTTKLTLMPAAGFDEPAQKESTGAGGSGGSGGLWY; encoded by the coding sequence ATGATAAGTAACACCATAGAGCTTTATGTCGGTAACAAGATATACACCGGCTGGACGGAGATAAGCGTCACCCGCAGTATTGAAGAGTTGAGCGGTCAGTTCAGTCTCGGCCTGACACGTACCCGTACCGATAAGGATGTCCCGCTGAAAGAGGGGCAACCCTGCCGTGTGGAGATTAACGGCCAGGTGGTTATCAGCGGCTACATTGACACGATGGACAGAACTATTGACGCCGAGACCCGCACCATTGTCGCTGAAGGTCGTGACAAGACCGGTGACCTGGTGGACTGCGCCGCCCGGTATAAGTCCGGCCAGTGGCGCAATGCTTCCCTTGAAACCATTGCCCGTGACCTGTGTCAGCCCTTTGGTGTGAGTGTCGTCTGGTCAGTGACGACACAGACGGCCGCGAAGCCGTTTCGGGTATGGAAAGTCGAACCCGGCGAAACCGTCTTTGAGAACCTGGCGAAAGCCGCCCGACACCGTGGCGTGATGGTTAACAGTAATGCGGCCGGTGACCTGATATTCACCACGGCCGGCACGGAACGTCTGGAAGTCCTGCGCTTTGGTGAGAATATCAAATATATCAATATGCGTTCCTCCTGGTCTGAGCGCTTCAGCGACTACATTGTGCTGGGGTCATCAACGGCCGGTGGCCTGTGGGGGGATGAACAAACCGCCCACCAGTCGACCGGTGTGCGCGTTGACATGACCGATACGGAAATTACCCGTTATCGCCCGACCGTCATTGTGGCCGACAGTAATCAAAACTCAGATGAAAGTCGTTCCCGTGCTGACTGGGAGCGCCGCCGGGCAATGGCGCACGGCCAGCCGGTAGTGGTTGAGGTGGTCGACTGGTTTACCCGTGATAAGGCGCTATGGATGCCTAACCGCCTAGTGGTGCTGGATGTGCCTGACGAAGGTTATACCGAGCGTGAACTCCTTATCGTTCAGATGGAACTGTCGCTCACCAATGACGGCGGTACCACCACAAAATTGACCCTGATGCCGGCGGCCGGATTTGATGAACCGGCGCAAAAGGAAAGTACCGGCGCGGGCGGTTCGGGTGGTTCAGGGGGGCTCTGGTACTGA
- a CDS encoding phage tail assembly protein, translating into MNITLIDGLVVGKEDNQVTHKEVVIRELTAGDMMTAQTASERVVETRQGAKLVSSPSQMTYEMMRRAVVSIGPVQGPVSLAELGKLSQRDFGLLNDSIMALQELRLGEEVESQGREPATRSGD; encoded by the coding sequence ATGAATATTACATTAATTGATGGCCTGGTTGTTGGTAAGGAGGATAACCAGGTAACCCACAAGGAGGTCGTCATCCGCGAACTGACGGCCGGCGACATGATGACCGCTCAGACCGCCAGTGAGCGCGTAGTCGAAACCCGTCAGGGTGCAAAGCTGGTCAGTAGTCCGTCTCAGATGACCTATGAAATGATGCGTCGTGCGGTGGTCAGTATCGGGCCTGTACAGGGGCCGGTCTCACTGGCCGAGCTTGGAAAGCTGTCTCAACGTGATTTTGGTCTGCTTAACGACAGCATTATGGCGCTTCAGGAATTACGTTTAGGTGAGGAGGTTGAGAGTCAGGGGCGAGAGCCTGCAACGCGTTCGGGGGATTGA
- a CDS encoding baseplate J/gp47 family protein yields MPYISPTLSELLTRTRTDIETRTGTSNLATEGVAASAAANAYGLYGRLSWIARNIVPHLADDDILLRHCEFWGVWRKQPTAASGIIQVDTVGEAVIDIGTRWQRQDGVIFTSTSAVMVSDAGNVQVPVEAVEVGTSGNTAANIKVELLSPVVNVKSAAIVASTTISGGAAIESVDSLRSRLLLRVQYPPSGGNTHDYIRWALECAGVTRAWCFSTFGRNVITVLFVLDGQSDIFPTGADIERVNDYITAHINPLTNQWEGKPPCVELIVSGPKKLPLNPVIRLSPKTPATQAAVTAALTDLLIDAEPGGMAYQSKMDAAVATADGVTDGKIVSLSGDVYAREHELIVLGDITWQ; encoded by the coding sequence ATGCCATATATATCACCGACATTAAGCGAGTTACTGACCCGAACCCGCACGGATATCGAAACTCGGACTGGTACGTCAAACCTTGCCACTGAGGGCGTGGCCGCATCAGCCGCCGCGAATGCTTACGGCCTGTATGGCCGCCTGTCCTGGATTGCACGAAACATTGTGCCTCACCTGGCTGATGACGATATCCTGCTACGTCATTGTGAGTTCTGGGGGGTATGGCGTAAACAGCCCACCGCCGCCAGTGGCATTATCCAGGTTGACACCGTCGGCGAGGCTGTTATTGATATCGGTACACGCTGGCAGCGTCAGGATGGTGTGATTTTTACATCTACCTCGGCCGTGATGGTCTCCGATGCCGGTAACGTTCAGGTACCCGTTGAGGCCGTGGAGGTCGGAACGTCGGGAAATACCGCCGCTAACATTAAGGTTGAGCTGCTTTCCCCGGTGGTGAACGTCAAGAGCGCGGCCATTGTGGCATCAACCACTATCAGCGGTGGCGCGGCGATTGAGAGCGTTGATTCGTTGCGTTCGCGTCTGCTGCTTCGTGTTCAGTACCCACCCAGTGGCGGTAATACACATGATTACATTCGCTGGGCGCTGGAGTGTGCCGGTGTGACGCGAGCCTGGTGCTTTTCAACCTTTGGCCGTAACGTTATTACCGTTCTGTTTGTGCTCGATGGTCAGTCGGATATCTTCCCGACAGGAGCAGATATTGAACGCGTTAATGATTACATTACCGCGCACATTAACCCCCTGACTAACCAGTGGGAGGGTAAGCCGCCTTGTGTTGAGTTGATTGTCTCAGGCCCGAAAAAACTCCCCTTAAATCCGGTTATTCGTCTTTCACCTAAAACACCCGCGACACAGGCCGCCGTTACTGCTGCGTTAACGGATTTACTGATTGATGCCGAGCCGGGTGGTATGGCGTACCAGTCAAAAATGGATGCAGCCGTAGCAACGGCTGACGGTGTGACGGATGGGAAAATCGTCTCACTCTCCGGGGATGTTTACGCCCGGGAGCATGAGCTGATTGTGTTAGGTGATATCACATGGCAATGA